In Deinococcota bacterium, the DNA window GGGACCCCAATACCGTCTTGACCAGCGCGGCCATCCGCTCGGAGATCGAGCTTTACCTTAACGTCGGCCTCTACCGCACCGACATCGACGGCGAGCTTCAGCCGGTCTTGGCGACCGAGGTCGCCACCGCGGATAACGGCCGCCTGCGCTTCGAGGACATCGGCGACGGCGAGCAGCGCCTCGAGTACGACATCACCCTGCGCGACGACGTCTTCTGGTCCGACGGCCAGCCCATCACCTCGGCCGACGCCGAGCTCTGGGTCGAGATGGGCACTACCCCCGGCATGCCCGTCGCCGGTCCGGACTTCTACGCGCGCGTCTCTATCGAAGTGCAGGACGAGCGTAACTTCACGGTCACCATGGAGCCCGCGCAGAGCTCCGACCTGTTCGCCGCCGTTGGCATCGCGCCGGCCCACGTCATGCGCGCCGGTTTCGAAGAGGTCCGCACCAGCGCCGAGGCCCTCGATCCCGAGGCCGACGCCGAGCGCGTCGCCGAGATCTACCGCGGCTTCTTCACCCAGTTCGCCTCGCCCGAAGCGGTCAACCAGGGGCGGATGGTCTACAGCGGCCCCTTCGTGCCGGTGCGCTGGGCCTCGGGCAGCTCCTTTACCATGGCGCGCAACCCCGAGTTCTTCATGCACCCCGACAACCAAGACGAGTACGTCCAGACGGTCGAGTACCAGTTCATCAGCGATACCAACGCGCTCCTCATCGCCGTCCTGGGCGGCGGCGTCGACGCCACCTCGAGCGTGGCCCTGACCTTCGACCAAGGTCTCTCGCCCACGCTGCAAAACCGCGCCGCCGGCCGCTTCGACATCTGGTTCATCCCCAGCCCCGTCTGGGAGCACATGGACGTCAACCAGTGGACCGACACCGTGCAGCAGGTCGCCGACCTCCAGCTCGACGACGTGCGCACCCGCCAGGCGCTGGTGCACGCCATGGACCGCCAGGGCATGACCGACGCGCTCTACGAGGGCCTGCAGCCCGTCGCGCACACCGACGTCCACCCCGTCCACCCCTTCTTCAACCCCGACGTGGTGCAGTACGACTACAACCCCGAGCGCGCTGCCGAACTCTTCGCCGAACTCGGCTGGGAGCGCGGCGGTGACGGCATCCTCCAGCGCACCACCGAGGACGGCCGCAACGTGCGCTTCGAGCTCGAGTTCGTGACCACCGCGGGCAACGCCGCGCGCGAGCGCCAGCAGCAGTTTATCGCCGAGGACTGGCAGCAGGCCGGCGTCGCCGTGCAGATCAACAACGCGCCCGCCACCGTCGTCTTCGCCAACGAGTTCAGCGGCCGCGCCTATGAGGGCAGCTGGTCGGGCGTCTTCATGTTCGCCTGGGTGTCGAGCCTGGCCTCTACGGCGAACCAGGCCACCTACCTCTGCGAGAACAGGCCGCGCCCCGAGAACAACTTCGCCGGCCAGAACTACGGCGGCTACTGCAGCCCCGAGTACGACGAGGTCCGCAACCGCGCGGTGAGAGAGTTCGACCTCGAGGCGGCCACGCCCATCTACCAGGAACTTCAGGACATGTACGCGCAAGACCTGCCGGCCCTGCCCCTGATCTTCCGCTCCAACGCGATGGTGACCCGCACCGGCCTGGTCAACTTCGTGACCAACACCTACGCCAACGGCTTCGGCTACCCGCCCGTCGAGCCCTGGCTCGTCGGCTGGGACAACCGCGACGTCGAGCAGGTCTACGACCAAACCGACTACGCGCTCGCCCTCGAGCAGGAGTAAGCCTCCAGACATGCTTGGCCTGTAACTACAGGCCAAGCACAACCACCGCTATTAGTTTTAGTTATTAGGAAAGCTTATTTCACCTTATGGTCACCTACACCCTGAGACGACTCACCCAGATGATCCCGCTGCTCTTTTTGGCGTCGGTGGTCATCTTTTCGCTGGTGTCGCTGCAACCCGGCGACCCGCTGGACGAACTGCGCATGAACAACCCGCTG includes these proteins:
- a CDS encoding peptide ABC transporter substrate-binding protein, which gives rise to MKRLAAMTVVLGLWATALAGPGDNSLIIATSQEPVVIGGDPNTVLTSAAIRSEIELYLNVGLYRTDIDGELQPVLATEVATADNGRLRFEDIGDGEQRLEYDITLRDDVFWSDGQPITSADAELWVEMGTTPGMPVAGPDFYARVSIEVQDERNFTVTMEPAQSSDLFAAVGIAPAHVMRAGFEEVRTSAEALDPEADAERVAEIYRGFFTQFASPEAVNQGRMVYSGPFVPVRWASGSSFTMARNPEFFMHPDNQDEYVQTVEYQFISDTNALLIAVLGGGVDATSSVALTFDQGLSPTLQNRAAGRFDIWFIPSPVWEHMDVNQWTDTVQQVADLQLDDVRTRQALVHAMDRQGMTDALYEGLQPVAHTDVHPVHPFFNPDVVQYDYNPERAAELFAELGWERGGDGILQRTTEDGRNVRFELEFVTTAGNAARERQQQFIAEDWQQAGVAVQINNAPATVVFANEFSGRAYEGSWSGVFMFAWVSSLASTANQATYLCENRPRPENNFAGQNYGGYCSPEYDEVRNRAVREFDLEAATPIYQELQDMYAQDLPALPLIFRSNAMVTRTGLVNFVTNTYANGFGYPPVEPWLVGWDNRDVEQVYDQTDYALALEQE